A single window of Nocardia sp. NBC_01327 DNA harbors:
- a CDS encoding MoaD/ThiS family protein, protein MVEVRYFAAIADAVGKPGELLDLPTGSTIADLRATITAAYGPKLAPMLAVCAYLIGDELTRDTTTPLTPRVDVLPPFAGG, encoded by the coding sequence GTGGTTGAGGTCCGTTATTTCGCCGCCATTGCCGACGCGGTCGGCAAACCCGGCGAACTCCTGGATCTCCCCACCGGATCCACCATCGCCGATCTGCGCGCCACCATCACCGCGGCCTACGGCCCGAAGCTCGCACCGATGCTCGCCGTCTGCGCCTACCTGATCGGCGACGAACTCACCCGCGACACCACCACCCCCCTGACCCCCCGCGTCGACGTCCTCCCCCCGTTCGCGG